The region CCTGGAACAGAAGAAGGCTCTTCCTGAATTGCTTCGCAAAGATTTGCAGCAGCAAAGAGATGATATTGCTCGAACTCTAAGAGTATTAGAGAAATATAATAAATAAACAATCCTTCGCTTTCGGGAACGTATATGGAAAATTTTCTGAACTACTTTCGGAATATCACACATTTAAGCCCCGAAAGCGAAAATGCACTGAAAGAAGTTAGTAAATTTTATACCTTTCCCAAAGGATATCTACTTCATAAGCCTGGCGAAATTGCGAAAACCTTTTACTACGTAACAAAGGGAATCGGAAAGTTATATTATTATAAAGGCAGAAAGGAAATCGTAGATTGGATCGGGGACGAAAACACAATTTTGTTTTCTCCGGAAAGTTTCCTAACTCAAAAGCCAGGTTATAATACGATCGAACTCTTAGAAGATTCTGAACTAATCGGAATCGACTACGAAGACATCGAAAAATTGTACCGCAAGTTTCACGATATCGAAAGACTCGGAAGACTGCATGTCACATACGGACTCCTGCTATTACAGGAAAAAGTGAATTCAATGCAATTCGAAACTGCAAAACAAAGATATGATAAGTTAATCAAAGAACATCCGAATTATTTAGAAAGAGTTTCCCTTAAGGATTTGGCTTCATTCTTAGGAATGACGCAAGTAAGTTTAAGCAGAATCAGAGCAGTGAATAAAAATCCAAAATCTTAAGAACCGCAAGTGCCGTCTGCGGATTCGAATTTAACAAATGTTAAGAAATTTTTTACTCAGGGCGAAATTATAATTTGCAGTTCATAACCGCATTAATCGTATTCTGAAAGAATGAGACTTCAACCGATAGATAAACCCAAATCGATTCTTCTAAAACTCGCGTATATCGCTTCTAAAATTCAATTTGGAAAAGTGATCGCTCCACTGAGATTCATTTATTCCAGAAGTACGCCGATTATGATGTCCTCTATGAAAATCCTGTCTACGGAGAAGAAACTCTCCTTACCGAAGGAAATTAAACTTAAGATCAGATTTTTCATAGCGCATTTGAACGAATGTAAATTCTGTTCGAACCTTCAGGATTATATTTCCAGAAAGGAAAGTAAGGAGTTCGTGGAATGGAAAGAACTCTCCGAGTATAAACAAAGTTCCAGATTTTCGAACAAAGAGAAGGCACTATTTTCCTATTTGGAAGAAGTTACTTTTACTAAAAAAGCCTCGGACAGTACTTTCGAAACTCTTAGGTCCTATTTTTCGGAAAAAGAAATCGTGGAGATCACATGGATTTGCGCTACGGAAAACTATTTTAATCTATTAGGAAAACCTTTAGGATTGAATTCGGATGAAATGGTATTTTCAAAATGAATAAAATAAAAAGGGCCCGACTCCGAGCCCTTCTTTCGCGAATCGTTTTTTGAATGAAACGATTGCATAATTTCTTTTCATATTCTCTTCTTGGTGGTTTTCTCTTAAGCCATTACTCTTTTCTTCACAGCGTTTTTTCCGAGGATTTGGCCCGAGTTCTCCGACTTCCAAGTTTCCAATTTCTTATCCATCACTTTAAACCAAAGTGGTGGAACCAGCGCCAATAGGATCATCACTTCGTATCCATAAGGCAATTGTGGACTCTCTTCGAAATGTCGAAGCGACTGGTATCTTCTTCCTGCATTCGCATGATGATCCGAATGTCTCTGCAATTGGAACAAGAACGCATTGGATAAGGTAAAATTCTGATTCCAAGAATGGATTGGCAGAACCTTTTCGAATTTTCCTGGAGCAATCTCCTTTCGTGCTAGTCCATAGTGTTCTATATAATTCACTAATTCTAATAGAGAGAATGCGATCCAACTTTGCACAAAGAAGAAGACGGGAACTTCCCATCTAAACGTTCCCGTTAATATATAGAATACCGCAGTAACTGTTGCGATGAAAAGAAGAGGGATGATCGCAGAGGTGACCATCTCATTTTCCAAGGTCCAAGCTGACTTTCCAAGTTTAGAAAGTCTTTTCTTCTCCAGTTCCCAAGCACTCGTGAGACTTCCGAAAACTGTTCGAGGGTAAAAAACGAAAAAGGATTCTCCCTTTCTGCTCGTAGCAGGATCCTCATGAGTAGAAACGTTTACGTGATGTCCTCGATTGTGTTCGATAAAGAAATGCATATAGCAAACAGTCATCAGAATAAATTTCGAATACCATTGCTCGATCTTAGTATTTTTATGCCCCAACTCATGAGCCACAGTGATCCCGATCCCGCCGGTATTCACACCGATCGCAAGCACGAAGCCGAACCATTCCAAAGCGGATAAGGAATGGGTCTGCACTTCCCAAAGGGCCCAAAGGACTAACGAAAACTGGATCCAGGCCCAGGCATAGGTGAGGAATCTAAAATAGAATTCCTTCTGAAGAGCCGGCACATCCGACTCCTCCGGATTGCTCGAATCCGGCCCAATCACTAAATCCAAGATGGGTAAGGCTCCAAAAACGATGGCAAGTGTCAGAAAATTATAACCACCCCCTAAGTAATACCCAGCTACCGC is a window of Leptospira semungkisensis DNA encoding:
- a CDS encoding Crp/Fnr family transcriptional regulator, which encodes MENFLNYFRNITHLSPESENALKEVSKFYTFPKGYLLHKPGEIAKTFYYVTKGIGKLYYYKGRKEIVDWIGDENTILFSPESFLTQKPGYNTIELLEDSELIGIDYEDIEKLYRKFHDIERLGRLHVTYGLLLLQEKVNSMQFETAKQRYDKLIKEHPNYLERVSLKDLASFLGMTQVSLSRIRAVNKNPKS
- a CDS encoding carboxymuconolactone decarboxylase family protein, translated to MRLQPIDKPKSILLKLAYIASKIQFGKVIAPLRFIYSRSTPIMMSSMKILSTEKKLSLPKEIKLKIRFFIAHLNECKFCSNLQDYISRKESKEFVEWKELSEYKQSSRFSNKEKALFSYLEEVTFTKKASDSTFETLRSYFSEKEIVEITWICATENYFNLLGKPLGLNSDEMVFSK
- a CDS encoding alkane 1-monooxygenase yields the protein MSVWKRVSFLVAFLIPALAVAGYYLGGGYNFLTLAIVFGALPILDLVIGPDSSNPEESDVPALQKEFYFRFLTYAWAWIQFSLVLWALWEVQTHSLSALEWFGFVLAIGVNTGGIGITVAHELGHKNTKIEQWYSKFILMTVCYMHFFIEHNRGHHVNVSTHEDPATSRKGESFFVFYPRTVFGSLTSAWELEKKRLSKLGKSAWTLENEMVTSAIIPLLFIATVTAVFYILTGTFRWEVPVFFFVQSWIAFSLLELVNYIEHYGLARKEIAPGKFEKVLPIHSWNQNFTLSNAFLFQLQRHSDHHANAGRRYQSLRHFEESPQLPYGYEVMILLALVPPLWFKVMDKKLETWKSENSGQILGKNAVKKRVMA